The stretch of DNA tatttttaaattttaaattttaaatttttaaccttttcatctaatcattacctaattattataatttttttaaactttcaaacaaaataaaaataataattcaactttttcaaattctaaaacaaaattgaattgaaaagcAAAAGCCATGTGTTGTCATTGATTTCCGAAAGCAAATTAAGATAGAATGTTAAACGGAATTAAGCCCCAAACTGACCCCACGTTGAGTGGGCCTCTTTtgaattcaaagatgagttgagagagtTTTATtgagttcaataaaatattgttagaatattatttttaatattattattgttttgagatttagaaaagtttaattgtttattatattttatgtaagaatttgaaaaagttataatgatgatatgagatgagttgaggtaatTTTCGAATCTAAACGGGGCAACTTTTGAATTGCTAGTTTCACTTTTTTCgtctagtttttgttttttatgttgtttttattttcatttcagttttttttttctgctgctttttttttttttttttggtgcaaaaaaaataatgttttcaagctaatttttgtatttttgtgggattatattaaaatatttattttttctagtttaattaaaaaatacccTTGTAGCTTCTcaaagtaaatgaaaaaaaaaattatactcagtTATAATTAGATTGTAAGAAAATTGTTCTTATACAACTTTCcacattaattttatcaaaaatccCAAAAATAGTTGGATGTGGAAGGTGGTTGGTTACCTTCTTTGACTTAGCTGTGACATATGTCTTCAATAGTACGGTAACAGAGAATGCTAATTCACAAAACTTattaaaaaggttaaaaattgattgttattttattattaaattggtGTGTAGAGTAAATCATCTATATCACaggtaaaattttaatttgtaagattcaaaattcaaaatttctctttcaaatCATTTATGTCATTTAAGTATATTACTAGGCGATATGTTATTACACCGTcttataaattgaatttttgatatattagaatttatttacaaaaaagaaaaaagaaaaagtattttaCAATCCAAAGGTTGTTGGATTCCCACCATTTCGGTGAGAGGATTGCTTAACATGGTGGCCACACAATCAGTATCAGGAATGTTTTCTTGCTCGATTTGTTGCCTAAAATTGTCATTCTTTGTGCTGACAAATTTTCTTTCCCAATTTCATGTTACATGTTAAATGTTCTTACAGGTCCAGAATCATCCCAGAATGAAGCAAGAATACCCATCAGTCCCTTGTCAATATGTTACTTTCCTTGTTATCATGATTCTTTTACTCCTGGAAACAACAGTACTGGGGGATCCAAGGTCACAAACAGTCCGTATAATGTGTGGCCTCCAACATGAAAACAACAGCACCATCTTTGTTCCAAATTTTATTGCTACAACAGAAAGAATAAGTGAGCAAATGCGAGTTTCAGGCTTTGGAGTAGCAGTCACTGGTTCAGGCCCTGATACTAACTTTGGCCTTGCTCAGTGCTATGGGGATCTCCCATTACTTGACTGTGTATTATGCTATGCCGAGGCTCGCACAGTTATTCCTAAGTGCTTCCCTTACAATGAGGCTCGCATTTACCTCGATGGTTGCTTCATGAGGTCCGAGAATTATAGCTTCTTTGAAGAGTATAAAGGACCTGGTGACAGGGCTGTGTGTGGGAATACGACAAGGAAGAACTCGACGTTCGGAGCATCAGTGAGACAAGCTGTGAGGCGTGCTACTAAGGCTGCACTAAGGGACAAAGGCTATGGAAGGGCACATGTGTCTGTGCCTGTGGCAGTAAATGAGTCAGCTTATGTGCTGGCTAATTGTTGGAGGAATCTGAATGTTAGCTCTTGTAGAGCCTGTTTGGATAATGCATCAGCTTCGATGTTGGAATGCTTGCCTTGGTCGGAGGGCCGAGCTCTGAACACCGGCTGCTTCATGCAGTATTCGGACAAAGACTTCCTTAACAAGGAACTTGGAAATGGAAATTCAAGAGGTAAATGAATTATCAAGTTATAACATGGAGCATAATGTTAGGGGTCCATACTTGTGGTGTCAAGGAAGATAACATCTCTCTTGAACAATTTTTGCTGGATCATGGGTTTATTGTTGTGCAGTTACCACCATAGTGATAGTAGTTTCAGTTGTCAGTTTGGTGATTGTTTTGGTAGTTGTAATAGCAATTGGTGTATATATCAAGAAGCGCAGATATAtacagaagaaaagaagaggtaAAAATGCTTATCTTGGAACATTGTAGTACTTCTTGCTGATTATTGATCACATTCAAAGTAattaatctttctttctttctctttcctttttccggCTCCATAGGTTCAAATGATGCAGAAAAATTGGTGAAAATTCTTAATGACAGTAGCTTGAATTTCAAGTATTCCACAATAGAGAAGGCTACAAGTGCTTTTGATGATGCCAACAAGCTTGGACAAGGAGGATTTGGATCAGTTTATAAGGTAGTTTCTCTCCATTCCTCCCCTATACATAATCCTCCCCCTCTTTCAATTTCCATATTCCtagaatttcaaaaattatcttaaaaataacCAAATCCTCCCTCCATCGCAGGGAATTCTGCCAGATGGAAGAGAGATTGCTGTCAAAAGACTTTTCTTCAACAATCGACATAGAGCGGCAGATTTCTACAATGAAGTTAACATTGTAAGTAGTGTTGAACACAAGAATCTAGTCAGGTTACTAGGTTGCAGCTGCTCTGGACCTGAAAGCCTTCTTATCTATGAGCTCATGCCCAACAAAAGCCTTGATCGTTTCATCTTTGGTAATCACTAATTCTTACATTTTAGTGCCAAAAATGTAATCCCAACGATGGATTCTAACAATGGTAACTATTTCAATTGTTTCAATTAAAATGACAGATGCAAACAAAGGTAAAGCACTAAACTGGGAAAAGAGACATGAGATTATTGTAGGGACAGCAGAAGGTTTAGTCTACCTTCATGAGAACTCGAATATCAGAATCCTTCATAGAGATATAAAAGCCAGTAACATCTTATTAGATACGAGACTTCGTGCTAAAATTGCAGATTTTGGGTTAGCCAGGACATTCGAAGAAGATATGAGCCACATAACCACTGTCATTGCAGGAACACTGTAAGAATTATATTCCTATATAATTGTTTGAATCATTGAATGGCTTTGAAATGTCAGATTCACGCCTATAATTTGGTAATAAACTAACATTTTAGAACAATGTAAGAACGTGTATTAGTGATAAAAGACAGGTAGGTGATGTGTTTATAGGTTTGTTCACTTTGTAGTAGACAGTATAGTGATTtctttacatgaatttttagaGGATATATGGCTCCAGAGTACCTAGCCCATGGCCAGTTGACAGAAAAGGCGGATGTGTACAGCTTTGGGGTGCTTGTGTTAGAGATTGTTATGGGTAAGCAGAACAACAGGAGCAAAACCTCAGAATACTCGGACAGCCTAGTCGCAGCAGTAAGATTCACAACTTTAT from Juglans microcarpa x Juglans regia isolate MS1-56 chromosome 3S, Jm3101_v1.0, whole genome shotgun sequence encodes:
- the LOC121258617 gene encoding cysteine-rich receptor-like protein kinase 2 — protein: MKQEYPSVPCQYVTFLVIMILLLLETTVLGDPRSQTVRIMCGLQHENNSTIFVPNFIATTERISEQMRVSGFGVAVTGSGPDTNFGLAQCYGDLPLLDCVLCYAEARTVIPKCFPYNEARIYLDGCFMRSENYSFFEEYKGPGDRAVCGNTTRKNSTFGASVRQAVRRATKAALRDKGYGRAHVSVPVAVNESAYVLANCWRNLNVSSCRACLDNASASMLECLPWSEGRALNTGCFMQYSDKDFLNKELGNGNSRVTTIVIVVSVVSLVIVLVVVIAIGVYIKKRRYIQKKRRGSNDAEKLVKILNDSSLNFKYSTIEKATSAFDDANKLGQGGFGSVYKGILPDGREIAVKRLFFNNRHRAADFYNEVNIVSSVEHKNLVRLLGCSCSGPESLLIYELMPNKSLDRFIFDANKGKALNWEKRHEIIVGTAEGLVYLHENSNIRILHRDIKASNILLDTRLRAKIADFGLARTFEEDMSHITTVIAGTLGYMAPEYLAHGQLTEKADVYSFGVLVLEIVMGKQNNRSKTSEYSDSLVAATWKHFQSGKVEELYDSNLMLHNHHNSNIKNEILRVVHIGLLCTQEIPSLRPTMSKALQMLTKKEHLPAPTNPPFVDKTTMDLNDTCEDSLYTLKAGMSDSIATVSQSSFRPR